Proteins found in one Brachypodium distachyon strain Bd21 chromosome 5, Brachypodium_distachyon_v3.0, whole genome shotgun sequence genomic segment:
- the LOC100824560 gene encoding flavanone 3-dioxygenase 2, which translates to MAASGALPIVDLAPFFAAGDSAESGNGVARARATEDVREACLATGFFRVVNHGVPRELMARALELSAAFFAIPDDEKAKARSPDASASLPVGYARQPAHSADKNEYLLVFNPGLWLNAYPAEPAGFREALEECYEKLTELGLLIQEILNECMGLPTGFLAGYNGDRSFDFLAALRYFPSSSTEDSNGLSAHEDGNVATFVLQDDVGGLEVLGDDSNGGWILAEPVEGSIVVNVGDVVQVLSNGKFRSATHRVVRKPGLPHRHSLAFFLTVHGDAWVEPLPEFVAGVGQAPRYRGFRYGEYQLLRMRNKTHPPSRPEDVVHITHYAI; encoded by the exons ATGGCGGCCAGCGGCGCGCTCCCGATCGTGGACCTGGCCCCGTTCTTCGCCGCGGGTGACAGCGCCGAGTCCGGCAACGGCGTGGCCCGCGCACGCGCGACCGAGGACGTGCGGGAGGCGTGCCTGGCCACGGGGTTCTTCCGCGTGGTCAACCACGGCGTGCCGCGGGAGCTCATGGCGCGCGCGCTCGAGCTATCGGCGGCGTTCTTCGCGATCCCGGACGACGAGAAGGCCAAGGCCCGTTCCCCCGACGCCAGCGCGTCCCTCCCGGTAGGCTACGCGCGGCAGCCGGCGCACTCCGCCGACAAGAACGAGTACCTGCTCGTCTTCAACCCGGGGCTCTGGCTCAACGCGTACCCCGCCGAGCCAGCCGGGTTCAG GGAGGCTCTGGAGGAGTGCTACGAGAAGCTGACGGAGCTGGGGCTGCTGATCCAGGAGATCCTGAACGAGTGCATGGGTCTCCCCACGGGCTTCCTCGCCGGCTACAACGGGGACCGGAGCTTCGACTTCCTCGCGGCGCTGCGCTACTTCCCGTCGAGCTCCACGGAGGACAGCAACGGGCTCAGCGCGCACGAGGACGGCAACGTCGCCACCTTCGTCCTGCAGGACGACGTCGGGGGCCTCGAGGTCCTCGGGGACGACAGCAATGGCGGATGGATCCTCGCGGAGCCCGTGGAGGGCAGCATCGTGGTGAACGTGGGGGACGTGGTGCAGGTGCTGAGCAACGGCAAGTTCAGGAGCGCGACGCACCGGGTGGTGAGGAAGCCGGGGTTGCCGCACAGGCACTcgctcgccttcttcctcaccGTCCACGGGGATGCCTGGGTCGAGCCGCTGCCGGAGTTTGTGGCCGGCGTTGGCCAGGCGCCGAGGTACAGGGGGTTCCGGTACGGGGAGTACCAGCTGCTGCGGATGAGGAACAAGACGCACCCGCCGTCCAGGCCCGAGGATGTCGTCCACATCACCCATTACGCGATCTAG